Within the Dermacentor silvarum isolate Dsil-2018 chromosome 8, BIME_Dsil_1.4, whole genome shotgun sequence genome, the region CCAAGGTATAGCGCACGGGACGAGTATGCACTCAGCGGCGCGGACAGTCATGCGCAGCGATGGCTAAGTTAGAAGAGACGCACACTCGCCTGGCAACCCCCCTCCTTGCGTGTGCTTTATCACGCAACTTGCAACACGGCGCACATCAAGCAATTATCCTTGGCAGCTCATCCTAGCACACTTTCCCTTGCAACGTTAGCTCACGCCGTGCAGGGCAtgatcttatcacacttggactttatacggaacctcacggcgacggcgaaggttCACCGGGAATGTCCATATAACAgctgtcgcaataataataataataataaaaaacggaGTCGACTCATCCACAGAGTCATCCACAGGTGCCCTACCTGGCAGGCACATCTCCGAAGTGGGAATATTGAAGATGCTGCTGAGAACTTCGTCGATGTCATCCCCGCGGAAGGAGACCGGAGATTGGGACCGGCTTTCGCTCGCGTTGTTGTTGATCATTATGAGCGGCGGCTGCTGCACAAAGAACATGCATTGCAAATGTAACAAAACAGACGTAATGCTGCAGGACCCTACCTTTCGcgcgtgtgagagagagagatagggggAGTGATTGTGGAGAGGAACAGGCCACGTTCTTGCGCCgtatacatagagagagagagataaaaacaaacaaaagccaGGAGAGGAAAAGTAGGGACGTCAACCAGACgagtctggtttgctaccctacattgggaGTAAGGAAATAGGGGACGTGGTTCAATTAAGCCTAATCTAGTAATTAGACGAAGTGTCGCAGTTATTACTGCAAACAGCGTCTCTTTACAGACGTATACTCATTAAATGACGCATTaagtgcatggtgatcagtgaTCACTCGTATAACACACTTTGATTACATGGTGAACAGTGCAGACAACAGTCTGTAGATGTGTTGAACTGGCGTCAAATAGTTCGGTCGCCCAAAGTAAAAGGAccagcacacacacgcacgcaggcaAAAAGAGAGAAAACCATAACGCCCGACTAAAACAGGCATGTCTAGAGAGATCCAATAGTTATGAGCGGTTGACTTCGACATATTGTTGCTCGTCAGAAATGGTTTTTCTTGCGTAACCCAACTAACCGAATTCACGCATGACATTGCACTCAGCTTGGACCATGGTGAACAAATGGATGCACTCTTCCTTGATCTGCGGAAAGCATTTGATGTTGTCCCGCACAATCTGCTTTGCTTAAAATTATCATTCCTATAGGCATTCCTGAACATATTCTCAGCTGGATAAAAGATTATTTACACCTGCGCACACAGCAAGTTATTCTTAATGGGGTGACATCGGCTCTAATGCACGTGCTATCGGGAGTGCTTCAAGGCTCTGTAATTGGGCCACATTTATTTCTTGTATATATTAACGCTTTCGTAGTAGGCGTTAAATCAAGCATTAGACTGCATGCCGACGACTGTGTCATGTATCGTCCACTGAAATGCCTTGCCGATATGTCTGTCTTGCAGGGCGACCTTGAAAAAGTGTATCTGGTGCAACCGGTGGCAGATGACTCTGAATACCAGTATATGTtaccatgtgaaaaaaaaaatttccacaGTTCCTATTGTGTAAGTAATATTTCACTCAGTATCACTGAGCATGTTAAGTACCTCGTAGTTACGTTTTCTGAAACGCTTGACTGGTCTAATCATGTTAACTCAATTAGGGCGAAAGCTTACCGTCTTCTTCACTTTTTCCGACGAAATTTGAAGCATTCTCCTTCATCACTGACGGCAACCTTGTATTTAACTAACGTTAGGCCTATTCTAGAATATGCATGCGTTACCTGGGATCCGTACATTGAAAACCTCGCAGACAAAATAAAACGCGTCCAGAAGCAAGTAGCATGCTTTGTAACAGGAAATATAATTTTACTATCAGAGGATCCGGAATACGGGAAGGGTTGGGTTGGAAAACTCTCTCTTTGTGCAGGAAAATCTAAGATTGAaattcctttacaatatatacacaagcaCAACTGGTATTGACAAAACACTGTTCATTAAGGAGCCGCATTAAGTTTTATCTAGGAGAGACCACGCTATCAAAATTAGAGCTTATCAATGCCGTACCAATGagtttaaatattcattttttcctaACACGATTAACGATTGGAATGAGCTCCCTAATGAAGTGATGGTAGCGTCTAGTATTGAGAATGCTATTGAGTGCCATATTCTTTGAATGTTCTGTTATTATCTCTGAATATAGGCTACTGTGTGCacagtctgttttttttttttttccttttctagATGTTGCTGTACTTTTTTAGTTTGTCTTCCACTATTGCGAACTTCAGGGCTTAACCGATGTTGCATTTACTGATGTATTCTTTTGATATTGCTGAAAACTTTTCCATTGTGACCCGCTGTATTTTAACTGCCCTACGATAATGCCGTACAGGCGATGTAGGTATGCCGAATAgataaaagtaaataaataaatggttgtTTTGGAACAACGAAAGAGGGTGGGTGAGGGAAGGGAGTGCGGTTTGTGGTAGGATCATCTGAAGCAGGTTAACAGTGTGCATTCGCGTCAAACAGATAAAAAGGTATGGTGTGAAGGAGGCCGTCTAGAGTACGCAACAGGCGATCAAGCAGCTAGAGCTCGAACATTCTGGGAAGCCAAGTGGACACAGGCCTGGGGCGCCATTCTGGACATCGTCAGAATTGCGCCATACTGTCAAATACGCCATCTTGTCATCTCTGTTTGCCTCACAATTACAGGGCGCGGTTTCGTtatctctgattggctcaaagcgCCAACATTGCGGAATTCAATGTCGTGACGGAATTCGACGACCATGTTCAGAATATCGTCATTCCACAGTGCATAAAATGACGAACTGATATACGAGAGCGCTTACGTCGGACTTCTTTTTGGCGAGCTTCTCCTTCTTCTTGTTCATGCGCGCCTGCTTCTCGATCTCGGGTCCGGTGGGCAGCTCGTTCCACAGGATCCACGCCAAGTCGTACTTTGCGCGCACTCGCGGGAACCGCACAAACACATAGTCCAGGACAAAGGCCTTAGAACCAGGGCGGTGCCTGCAAGAACGACGCATTCATTCGCGTGGGTCTCGCGGTCATACGAACGGGAAGTGTTCACCTGTTAAACATGTATAGCTGCGATGTTACAAGGAGTGCGCGAAAGGGAGTACAAAGGAGTACACCGAGTGTACATCCAGAGATGTCGCTATAGTTTTCGGCTCTGAACAGAGAGGGAAGGTAACTTAAAAAGGAAGAGACAAGAATGAAGAACGTATAATCTGTGCAGAGTCAGCTACGAATAAACACCCTAATAAGCAGAAAGGTAATAAGTAAATATTTCCGCAAAGAAAAATTCTTAGCATTCTACTAACTTACTACTGAATTCGTTCCGCCGACAATAGTTTTGCCTCAACTACTATAGAGCTTATAAAATGCTGTTGCAAGCACTGATGGGAGTTATCCGGTGTTGTGCACTGTTTCCTCCAAGCCACACCTCGTGGTGAGAAACGGGCGACACGAGGTTCGAGCGCTTCGATTTGAATTCGACACTTCTCGAGCGCACTAAACTGTGAAGTCGAGATGCCGCCAAGGGGAAGCTTACCGAGCACTTTGATGACTTCCGCCGTGGGCCGGATCATCGAGTACAGGGCTAACACGCCGAGGATGCCCAATACTTTGGCCGTCACCGCCGGCTTCCTCCAAGTCCACAAGCTGCGACGGATACATACATCAGGATTAGTACGTAGTCAGTGAATACGTACGTGATCTTCGCGTGTGCATGAAGACGTTTCCTTTCTTAGATATGTCATGAAAGGCCACCAAAAGTTTGATAGTTATCATGAATTACATATGGACAGTACACTGAACTTACGgcattgcaatttttttatttaccagTGTCTGCAGGATTATTGCAGTGTAGGTTAAGCGTAGCCAGGAGGAAACATACGTAGAAAGCACAGTAATCTAAATTGACCATCAATTTCATTTCTGACAACAGTAATGTTAGAATAAATTGTCTTTCTTAAACTATAGGTAATGCTCTGTTTCGTGGAGAAAGCTATTCCGCTTCCACAGCAGCAGTCTGAATCACCGTTTTGGGAAGTAATGTTCAAGTAATATTTCGCCTTTGTGGCCCTTCGGTTGAGTGTGGCTACAAAAGGAACTGTGGAAGTTCTACAAGCTTGCTGAAGGATTCGGAAAGCATGCTTTAGCTATCTATTTATATATATCGCATGAAACTTACCTTAGTCCTTTGTCAAAAGCGTCCGATAGCACGTGAAATGTTTTCTGAAAGGCGGCAGAAAATATAAAGATTGTGAGCCTCCTCATAGATAGCGAACCGCGACAACCCGTGCGATTTCCATAGCAAAGATATACTTACCGCTATTTTCATGTTGAGAGACATGATCGCCGGCACCTTGTCGATTCCCATGCCGATGCCAAGCTTTTTGTGATCGGTCTGAGGCAAATAAAAGAGGAAGAACAGCTCAATGTTATGTACTCTCAGCTCTTGCGCGGCAAGAATTAAGAAGCTCAGAATTTTCTTGGAATAACTGTACGATCGCGTGGGAAAGATAATGGTGAAGTTGTTGTTTTCCTCGTATCGTTTGTTCTATTTCAGGCAATTTGCGCTGTGCTCTCGTTTTATGTTTATTAGTGAAGTTGCTAATAATGGAGCAGTGAGGAGGTGCGTTCACTCACCGTGAAAAAGTCGTCTGTGGTTGAGCCGAGGAAGCCTCTGAAAAGCGAGAAATGAAATTTCTTCGTGAGCGCAAACATAAGACCGAAAGCTACTTTATACCACTTTAAAACTTATTCCTTAGTTCCTCTAAGATATCctcaagaaagaaggaaaaggaaagaaaagcgaCGTGTTTCTCTCGCATGACAGTCCGTATTTGGAGTGTATGTTTatgatttttttgtttatttggcCTTCGTACAAGTCTTCATCTTGTTTACATTTCTTCATGTAACAAGGAGCAGCCGGCACCATCGATTGGTTCCAACGCCTCCTTATTCAGccatactaataaataaataaataaataaataaatcgataACATGGAACCTTGCAGCCTTGCATATCAAACACCAGCACTAACCTTTTCCAAAATCTTTCGAAATATGCCTTAAGGCAGGTTTAATTAATCAAGGATAATTACTTTCCTTTTACAAGGGGGAATCACTACGAGGTGCCGCAAGCTAACTGAGTGTCTTGTATTTTCGTTTCAGCTGCACTTTAAAATTAAGTAGTGTCAAGCAGTTGCCACGTCAGGCGGTCAAAGACTTCCCTGGCACTTTtatcacgtaaaaaaaaaaaaggaacacagaGATGAGTGAGTATTGCTAATCCACGGACACTCACTTCATGCTCATGTAGTTCTTAACGAGCCCCAACGCGACTCCGATAAAGACGAGAGTCAGCAGGCAGTCGTTCCAGAGTCCGTGAAGAATGGCCTGCACAGTCAAAGAGAGTCACGGTCATTCACTACACTCTACAACACAGCTTCCACGGTGTCGCTTTTGTGACTTCGATTGCAGTAATATGCGTCATGTCGTAAGTACGAAGTATTTATCGAACGAAATGCTGCACCGAGGCGACGGTGTGCCTTCCAGTGACACAATAACCAAACGCTCCTTAAAACACTCGCCGTTTTTAACCTACCGTGAGCTTTACTAGGCTCCTCTTCACCCTTAGTATGCTTCACTGCTTGGCGACATGCTTCGCCACACTACATTGcgtatgctttgccgcataacatTGCTGTACTGCAGTGAAACTGAAGAAAACGATCAAAATGAAACGCACATCAGACAACTTGCTTGGCAATGGACGACTTCTCAGCTGATTATTTGTTGTTACCTAGACTGACTATCGTCAATGTTCCTGTGCGTAATATCGGAGCACATTTTAGTACTTTTAGAACTGTGGCCGTACCGCTGCAACTTATGGCACGTTCGAAGCAGCACGCAAAGCTACTCACCGCAACGACGAGGAGCGTCTGCAGTGGCGATTTCCACTGGAGAAGCTTCGTGCACTCATGCTGCACTGCCCGCAACGAACAGTCCACACAGGCTGCGGAAGAGAAAGCAGACAGGAATTCAAATACGTGCGCCCTCCTTCCAATCCTTCTTTCccttttcattttattgcgatagcaattatatggacacttaaaccggatttctgccgccgtcgtcgccgtcgccgtgaggttccgtatagattccaagggcgataaaatcgtcgccgcgcgccgtatgcgcgagcgaaagcgcgcgggggggggggggggggggggacgcgcgcgctatcacggagagcgaacgcacggccgaaagcaaacgaccgtcgcgcgaaaggccgtgggggtatgggagggaggcggggcgacgctgtgctccggcaccaaaggcgtatcttggaatcgggcgtaaggggaccttgccactctatctcccacgcgaaagcaacaaagcggtaaggcagcgcgggagggaggggaggggggggggggcgcagcttctactctgcgaacaactccgttcgtactttgcccggctgtggccgtcgcctgcacggtctcttatctccacacggctctgacctttgtatgcgttgtgcatccgccgctcagtttcctttgaagcgatagaccacacgaaccttgcccgcggcggcggctgtgattgctgccagcgttttgacagtccttgtctgcggtcattcagtgtggtctattcatgtttgcttgtgcgcgctgacaccacgcttgttaattccaagtttatgcagccgataaaactactatccctactccgaatagctctctactaatttgctatcgcaattgatgcttcgcctttcgggcgaaactgcaacttttttttttcttttgctttcgtGCGACGCGCTTGAGAGATTTTCGTTAGGAGAACGCTGCAGTAAAATCCTGCCCAGCTAAGAAGAGACATTGCCTCAAGAGCTTCTATCCAAATACATGAGAAGTAGGGGGGAAAAAGTCGTCTTTCTCGGCATCCAGTGCACCGATTTTAATGGGGTTTGTTGCATATGAAAGTGAAAGCTAAAATCTGCCGATGGGGAGCAGACTTATTTAGACCGTCAATTAAACAAAAATTATCTGATCAAGTGCACAATAGTAGTTTCTTCGCAGCAAAAGGGTTGCACTTACCGAATCGAAACAGGGTGTCCTTGGTGCTGCGAGGTGAGAAAGTGGGGGAAACGGGAAGGTTAGGTAATCAGTAGAAGATAAATCGTTGTAGTCGAACATGTGTACAAAGCAGCGCGCACAACGGAAACGCAAGAAGAGAAAACAACCCTTCGTCATTTTTTAAATAATAAAAGACAAGGACAGGTGGCGACGCCTCCTTGAAGTTCATacaccagctcgccgtgacgtcacagattttgacgGCGTTcgctcgggcctagttaattttttaatGGTATATACCGGTATGTACGATATACCGCTATGCAGCCCATCTATATACAGATGAGCTGCATTGTATtctctacccgccgtggttgctcagtggcgacggtgttgggctgctgagcacgaggtcgcgggatcgaatcccggccacggcggctgcatttcgatgggggcgaaatgcgaaaacacccgtgtacttagatttaggtgcacgttaaagaaccccaggtggtccaaatttccggagtcccccactacggcgtgcctcataatcagaactggttttggcacgtaaaaccccataatttaatttttttttaaattgtattCTCTAAGGGATCCAAAGACTGGACTTAGCAATTTCCAATAAGCTTTACCGTGCCACATAGGcgcaaatacgagaaaatactgTGACGTCACTCTGACGTACCGGTGCTGAGTTTTaggcgcaaaataaaaaaaaaaatagcaccgATTTTCTGTTCTAATGATAAAACTCTTACCGTGAAATTACCAAAAATAAGCTTTTCAAATAATATGCTATTAGTGTAATGTAAGCTAACTTAGTGGGCCTCTTTAGCGCGCCTTTAAGGTAGTCAAATTTAAAGCAACGTCATGAAGAGCTTCAGCTTTTCAAAAATGTTAGCTGCTAAGTGAGCGGCACTGCTTAGCGCTTTAGAACGAAGTGCGCCAATTAGCCTTGCAGACACATGCATAATTTTCGAGCTGTATCcgtgattgattgatcgattgattgattgattgattttgacATGTCAAGCAACACGTGAATTATGAATTATGCGgtagtggacggctccggatttATTTTTGTCTGCCTGAGTTTCTTTAGCGTGCGCACGCGTTTATACGGCGCTGTatacgagcgttcttgcatttcgcaacACATCTGTAGGCACTGCTGCTtccaggattcgaacccacgacatcTATACATATATAATTAGGATTTGCCATAAACCGTACTGTACTGCTATGTCTGCTCCTGTGTTCCACTGCCATCATTGAAGGTTAAAAAGGTCTCCAATGTTGatgcattttgtttgtttactaatCATTTGCGGCCTTTGTTTTTTCTGGATTTGTTTTTCTGTGTGAATATTTGATCCGTGCTTGTCTCTGTACGCCCACCCTGCGAAAATCCCTTCCTGGGATTGCagtatgaatatatatatatagccctgCGCACGATGCTTCCCAAACGCAGCAGTGCCTACCAATTTTTTTGCGAAATGCACGATcgctattcgcaatgcacacagactgtcgcgccgcgtagtggccagcgagagaaatatttcaaagagtatccgcacgGTGTTATCGGGTGACTCGGTATGCGCGGACGCGTTTCTGTTTTGTTAACAGCTTCTATTTACGCCATGGAAAAATATTAAAAGCAACAGGAtgtgttgcgtgcctcagtgcaccaaccgagcggCGAAGGATGAGATAAGGTTGATTCTTTtccgctggacgcgtgggcggtGAAGTCCGGATCGGCAATCTCGAGGCGCCGCCAGTGAATTAAGGTTTGCAGCGCACGTTTTGCCACCGTCGTCTGCGCTGCAAAGCTCTccatgtaccccccccccccccccctccgatcccacacacacacacaccaatctTCGCTTTTGTCTCAGTGGCAGGCAAAATGGCAGCAAACAATAAATTTGGGCGGCACGCTGAAGCGCGTCCTCGACCTCGCCAGGCTCGTTGCATCGGAGCGCAACTACGTTCGCAGCTGCGAACCGATCACTAGGTCTCtggcatatttgcttgcactgacccATTTCGATTAAAACCGAATTTGAAAACAAGATCGGCGTACTTTTTTTTGGCTCAAACCGATAACGCTGCACTCTAGCCTAAGCGTTCGTTTTAGATTGGCTTCGCGTCGCATATATCTGTAAGGTCAAGGGCGTCATTCGCCGTAAAAGAACAAGCACGCACGTATATTTCTGGTTATGCACGCTAGTCATCTATATTTACGCGTGGCGTTAATTATTACATTCAATGCTGATTTATATTTACGGGGCGCGATTTGCGGCTGCAACACAACAAATAGCTTGGACGTGGGACGTCTGCACACACAGTCCTTGAATTGTAACAGCGTGAGCACTGCATGTCTTGACGCCGCAACAAATAAGACGGCCAGCGTTGAAAATCTCATCGCCTTCGATTAGACAACGGATCCTTTTTTCTTACGATTCAAGGTGTCCCATAATCTCTCCTAGATATAGCTGTTTTGTAAAAGGCAGCGGAATTTCCccagccgatgagaataaactCCCAAAAAATAATACACTCGGTGTGTTACGAGCAGGATTAGAAAAAGCCCGGCGTGCTACGACGGGGACGCGCAGTCGGGAATTCTGATACTCTCTCTGTCAGCCATCATGGACCAcctagggcgccacttatagtccgtgtgcattgcgaatatatatatatatatatatatatattatatatatatatatatatatatatatatatatactgtcgaacccggatatatcgaactcgaaggggaaATAGCCCGATACATGAataattcaatatataaaataaaggTTTTATATAAAACTTTCCAAGGGGATTTACAACTGTTCGTTATAGACGacaattcgttatatccgggtttaACTGCATATTCACGGTACCAGGACGATGGTATCAATGATGTGTGGCTCAAGTGGTTATAAGCAAGTGCGATGATGTCTTTTCCACATCGAGGATATATAGGCGCCACGTACTATTTGAGCGAGAAGGACTCGTCGTTCTCCTTGGGTGGCTGGTCTGGAATCTCGACGGGGTGCCACTCGGAGAAGTCGTCCTGCAGCTCGGCGAACAAGCGCTTCAGATGGGTCAGCTGAACCGTCATCCAGTCGGAGGCATTGGACTTCTCCGCAGGGGATGACCGCAGCGCCGGCGTCTCTGCAAGAGGTATAGTTGCGGTCGCGTTACGAAATGCCGATAGCCGACGCGGACGCATTTTATAGTATACAGATGTGAGCAGAAGAATACAGCTTTGGTTTAGTTAGTttaccttccttttttttttttgaaatgatAACACCTAATAGTTGTGTCACAAAAATGAAAATTACCACCGGCACTACAGCGCTAAACGAAATATAAACAAGTTAGGCTAGAGGCGCAGATTACACTTAGGAAATTTCAAGTAGGCCAGTGTTCTCATGAGCGAAGGCGTCGTACGCCAGGACGGACGTACGACTCCACGCACAATCGTGCTCAACGCACCGGTATTGTCATCAAGGATTGAATGAAGGAGTAAGCAGTTCCCAAGGGAAAACACTAACCACAGGTGACTTTGATGCTTGGAATCCTGTTTGCGCTGTTTTGGGCCAGGGGGCTCTGGGGTGCCGGAGCCTTTCGCCTGAAGACGTGCAAAAGAACACCTTTATAGCCAAAGAGTATCCGAGACGTCCTGTACTGTTAGTGTttgcaaagaagaaaaagaatactAAATGTTCTTCACATAAAACTGCGAGTCAGAGAGACACGTACGCGATAAAAAGTTCAGGTCCCTTTTGCACAAGGTATACCTTTGAAGTATTACGTACTTTTGTTCGTCAATCACCGCTTCACCTGCAGTTTGATGATGTTGCGCTAGCATGACGCACATATTACGCGCTTTGATTCTGAAGCCTGTATGTTTGCTGCGGTGCAGTATTGTGGTGCCATCTAGTATACACTCGGCGAATGATAGGTGTCGCCTCCGAGATACCAGTGCACACTTTTGCTGCTTCTTTCCGccttattagttttttttttttttcgtgattagATATATGACTCTTAACAGGCTTCAGGCAAGATGATACAAACCAGTACAAACGTTAAGTATAACCCCTTATTTCTTGCCGACTTTTGCGTGCTTACACATCTTGGAAACATATATGACACAGAACAGCTAGGTTTCAGACAAGAGGGTGCACGAACCATTGCAATCACTTTAAGCGTACGTTTCTATGGCAAGTAGATATGCACGATATTTGCGTCACTCACCTCTGTCGAGGAGCCGGTCGCTTCATCATGAGCTTCGGTGAACTCGAATCATTTTGAGAGGACTTGTCACTCTGGCTATGCAAGGCGTCGTCATCTGAAACTGAGCAAGTGTTTGAGGATTACGTTAGCCTATAGCTTCAGGCATGCTACTGCATATGCGCATTGAAgatagacaaaaagaaagaaaacaattcaCGGGACACTTAGTTATCCATATGTGGATGAATGCCAAAGCATTGCGAcgaccaaaggtcgagggttcgactcccaccaaagataGTGGGAccgagtgccttaattagctctatcttaattaactgtacccTAATTAACTTcagtcttaattaacaccaatggtcgaTGGTTCGAGTTCTGTAATTAACTCTATCATAATTAAACCTGCCTTATATACCATGGCCTTAATTCAATCAGCCTTTATTAACGTTGCATTAATTAACGccatcaactgcctcgattggcccACTTGGTTCATCTCACTCACTTGGGCCACTTggactttttggaccatcgtggtcacgccaatGCCGCATTTTCCGCCTCaagagccatataatgctttcgcattaataacaaAACAGTTCTATATTTACAGATGTCATCCTTCTCCGCAGTCGTGGAGGAAAAACATCAGTGCTATGTGTTGTCAGGCCAAAGCTTGCACAGTTGCGTTTGCGTGTTTCATAGCGTCGTTATAAACTCCGATTTTACGAACTGTGCCTCCTCTAAAGGGTAAAGCCCGAATTTCATATCTCGAACGCTAGGGCAACAAATATAAAAGTAAACCACGAGGTCAAAGGAAGACAGCTGCCTCGCAGAGCCTTGAAAAGCGTAAGCGCGTACGGAATTCGTACGTGTACGTACACGTACTTGTACGTGTATGTACTACGAATTCGTACGTGTATGTACTCGTACGTGTACACGTACGAATTCCGTACACGTAAGCGTGTACGGAATTTCATGTACCAGCTACTACAGCGCTATAGCAGAGCGCCGTGTATAGTTAGTGCAGTTTTCGACCGCCGAAGCTAGCTGGGTAACGGTGCCTCTCGCGTAGCGCGGTTTGGATTGACTTCGTTTGATGCGTGGAGCCAACTTGTCAGCAGTGGGAGGAACTACTGCGACCCAGCTATGTTAGCGACCCAGCTATGTTAGCTATGgtgctcaacgaaaaaaaaaataataattaaaaagttaagtTTTATGACCAGCAGTGTTTtgtcgtcagacctctgacgatCAAACATCTTCGGTCTCATAATTGTATCTCGCACCGTATTTAAACAAAAAATTATTTTAGTTCGTGTAATAGCTTGGCTAACGCTAGCTAggctggcgctctttggccatccctggccacTGCGCCAAAAAATCCCATGCATCATCAGCTAATGCTAGCTGCGAAAAACGGTACAGTACAGTTgtacaataaaagaaaaatatatgtgAAAAGCGCGCATTATATTTTAAAGAAAACTTTATACACCAGTGGAATCAGGTATATATAGCGTGTGTGTTTCGCTGTTATAAAGTTATACTTgttctagtattttttttttttgtaggcacTTAATTAAAACAAAATTCGTTGTATTACCTCGAAAGTTGTATAGGGAATGTCGGGAAGCACTCACACCGATTGTTTCCTACAAGCCAACTTCGGCGTTTACATTGTCGGGGTCTACATTCTGGCTCCGTTGTGAAAAGTCTAAAACTTATTCAAGAGCTCTGGAATACTTCCACAAGTCTTCCATTAGGCGACCTCGTGGTAAATGGCTGCCACTTTATAATTAAACGCCCCCACTCTTCTTTACGGGGCGCTGTAGTCTGACGCGTAGCGGACGCGCTCAGTCTCGATATTTCCTCGATTGAGTTTTGGAATTTTGTGGCGAATTTCTCGAATTAGGTGCCATTTCCGAGATTTTTAAAAGATGGGCGTGCACGAAAATGTCACTGCCTCTAAATTTGCCACTGAGACAACTGCCCCCAAGGCACTCACAAAACCgttaattaatgaatttttgttagtcttctgaagctcaggTTATTACCAGCACAGTATGTCCGCTTCGCCTATGAACTCGTCTGCAAGAACGCTACGTTCACTGTGCCTATTgcctttttattaaaaaaagaaaaaagaactattttctaaaaaaaaaaatacaccctttatgtacagtcgaacccggatataaag harbors:
- the LOC119461181 gene encoding GRAM domain-containing protein 4 isoform X3; the encoded protein is MHLRAMIQTTAVVNGPAIHRFQRRRISYRRIALIRSYYSKVPSLQVPLNKSMKNLSCPDLTKLALQNGGASEEDLQRAPSLGDSIGDTMSLHSEQCTEDELQFAFKNHNLLGTDRYGEDSDSSDCSHLEMMPGTPRNILTPRTMLRHADVTDTRAPFLVSDDDALHSQSDKSSQNDSSSPKLMMKRPAPRQRRKAPAPQSPLAQNSANRIPSIKVTCETPALRSSPAEKSNASDWMTVQLTHLKRLFAELQDDFSEWHPVEIPDQPPKENDESFSLKYTKDTLFRFACVDCSLRAVQHECTKLLQWKSPLQTLLVVAAILHGLWNDCLLTLVFIGVALGLVKNYMSMKGFLGSTTDDFFTTDHKKLGIGMGIDKVPAIMSLNMKIAKTFHVLSDAFDKGLSLWTWRKPAVTAKVLGILGVLALYSMIRPTAEVIKVLGKRPGSKAFVLDYVFVRFPRVRAKYDLAWILWNELPTGPEIEKQARMNKKKEKLAKKKSDQPPLIMINNNASESRSQSPVSFRGDDIDEVLSSIFNIPTSEMCLPGWEQGRKCTLIKKERSLTSAFRNGRLYLTDHYLLFLRYKAQHPKNLTIHLSEISKLEKGKTASWISGDGTSLIVTMKNGEVYTFGTVANREETFNSIVEQGMQNNCKWASIADLLQSKTS
- the LOC119461181 gene encoding GRAM domain-containing protein 4 isoform X6, with the protein product MKNLSCPDLTKLALQNGGASEEDLQRAPSLGDSIGDTMSLHSEQCTEDELQFAFKNHNLLGTDRYGEDSDSSDCSHLEMMPGTPRNILTPRTMLRHADVTDTRAPFLVSDDDALHSQSDKSSQNDSSSPKLMMKRPAPRQRRKAPAPQSPLAQNSANRIPSIKVTCETPALRSSPAEKSNASDWMTVQLTHLKRLFAELQDDFSEWHPVEIPDQPPKENDESFSLKYTKDTLFRFACVDCSLRAVQHECTKLLQWKSPLQTLLVVAAILHGLWNDCLLTLVFIGVALGLVKNYMSMKGFLGSTTDDFFTTDHKKLGIGMGIDKVPAIMSLNMKIAKTFHVLSDAFDKGLSLWTWRKPAVTAKVLGILGVLALYSMIRPTAEVIKVLGKRPGSKAFVLDYVFVRFPRVRAKYDLAWILWNELPTGPEIEKQARMNKKKEKLAKKKSDQPPLIMINNNASESRSQSPVSFRGDDIDEVLSSIFNIPTSEMCLPGWEQGRKCTLIKKERSLTSAFRNGRLYLTDHYLLFLRYKAQHPKNLTIHLSEISKLEKGKTASWISGDGTSLIVTMKNGEVYTFGTVANREETFNSIVEQGMQNNCKWASIADLLQSKTS
- the LOC119461181 gene encoding GRAM domain-containing protein 4 isoform X5 yields the protein MPTPLTALSDTSAGVGPRTGDMPTVTSQPKIEPPPRKRKTSQYLKVPSLQVPLNKSMKNLSCPDLTKLALQNGGASEEDLQRAPSLGDSIGDTMSLHSEQCTEDELQFAFKNHNLLGTDRYGEDSDSSDCSHLEMMPVSDDDALHSQSDKSSQNDSSSPKLMMKRPAPRQRRKAPAPQSPLAQNSANRIPSIKVTCETPALRSSPAEKSNASDWMTVQLTHLKRLFAELQDDFSEWHPVEIPDQPPKENDESFSLKYTKDTLFRFACVDCSLRAVQHECTKLLQWKSPLQTLLVVAAILHGLWNDCLLTLVFIGVALGLVKNYMSMKGFLGSTTDDFFTTDHKKLGIGMGIDKVPAIMSLNMKIAKTFHVLSDAFDKGLSLWTWRKPAVTAKVLGILGVLALYSMIRPTAEVIKVLGKRPGSKAFVLDYVFVRFPRVRAKYDLAWILWNELPTGPEIEKQARMNKKKEKLAKKKSDQPPLIMINNNASESRSQSPVSFRGDDIDEVLSSIFNIPTSEMCLPGWEQGRKCTLIKKERSLTSAFRNGRLYLTDHYLLFLRYKAQHPKNLTIHLSEISKLEKGKTASWISGDGTSLIVTMKNGEVYTFGTVANREETFNSIVEQGMQNNCKWASIADLLQSKTS